From Marinomonas maritima:
TAGAGAAAAAACAAGCGCAGGATTGCGAAGTCACGCTTCAGCGCGTCAAAGTCAGAATGAAAGAGTGCCACGATGAAATGAAAGCACTGCAAGTGACCATTCAGCACTAAGAGAAAAGGTCGATGTAATACCGAGAAAAATCAAAAGCCAGCATTCACAGATTAAGGGTGATTGCTGGTTTTTTTTGCTTATAGAAAAGATAGTCAAGCGGAGCTTTAGCTAGTACATATAACCGCTTCAGCAATAAGTGTTTTTAAACGGTAAGCCAATTCGATGCACTCTTTTTCTGTGTGAATGTTGGTAAAACTTAAAATCAGAGTTGGGTGAACGCGCCCAGATGACCATTTCGACAAAGCTTGAGCAAACAGCCCTGCTTTCATCATTTTATGACAAAGTTCAGCATCGTTTGCATTTTCATCTGTCAATTTTAATAGCATGTGCATGCCACCGGGTTGTGGCTCGATTGACACCATGTCACCTAATACTTTTTGCAATACATTAGCCATTAGCTCTCGACGCTCTCGATACAGCTTTCTCATACGCTGAATATGTCGAGAAAGGTGACCTTCTTGCATAAAGGCCAGAACACAGGCTTGAGTTAATGTGGGGACATTTCCCGTATACAGCTCTGAACATCGTTCAAACCGAGCTATTTGGCTTTTTGGAACGACGATATAAGACATTCTCAAACTGGGGAAAAGCATCTTACTGAAAGTGCCTAAATACACCACTCTATCCTGAGTGTCTAAACTTTTTAAGGCTCGTAAAGGAAGGCCTGTGTGTCTGTATTCGCCGTCATAGTCGTCTTCAAATATCCAGCTCTGATTTGTCTCTGCCCAATTCAGTAGTTCCTGCCGGCGTCGAAGAGATAAGGAAACACAGGTTGGGCTTTGATGTGCAGGCGTGACAATAATCGCATCGGCTTGGATATTTGTCGGTAAATGGATGCCTTCTTTATCGACTGGAATCGAAACGCTATTGAAATGGTTGTTGGATAAAATGTGTCTCGTCAGTGGGTAACCAGGATCCTCTATTCCGACATTGGCTTTTTCTTTCAAAAGCACATGTGTCGTCCAATTGATAGAATGAACATAGCCTGACGTAATAAACACTTGAGTGCCATCGCACTGGACGCCTCGAGAAAGCTGTAGATATTGAGCAATTGCGATTCTTAATTGAGGAAGACCATAAACGGAAGGATGAGCAAGGTCCTCCATGCCGATGTTTCGTGCGCACCTCGCGGCCATTCTCGACCAAACTTGCCTAGGAAAGGCATCTAAGGCAGGGAGACCTAATTGAAACGGTAAAATGTCAACGGTTTCGATTTCAGAATGAAATCCAGGCTGTCGGGTATTAACTTTGGCCTTTCTGACTTTTGATTGATCGTATAGATTTTTACTTACTCGTGTGCCCGCTTGACCTTTAGATTCAATATACCCTTCCGCTTTTAACAGTGAATAGCCTTCTTCGACTGTTCCTCGTGCTACGCCCATTTCTTTCGCCAGTGTTCTAGCGGATGGAATGCGCTCACCCGGTTTTAAGGTTCCTTGTGAAATGGCCGTGTGAATTCGTTGATAAACCTGTTTGTAGGCTAGCACTTTTGACATCGTTCTTCTCATACGCTTTATGGTATATAAAAATATCCAATTTATGGCTCTTATTATGAGCCATATCTATTTGTATCATACTGACCATTATGGTGAAACCAGTACATAGCCTTAGAGAGATATATGAATGTATTAGTGATTAATTGCAGTCCCAAGCAAACAGAGTCGTCGTCTTATTATGTGGCACAAAGCATGATTGCGACATTATCAAATTCGGTTCCAGTCGAGGTCGAAATCATTGATGCAACAAGACTTCCTCATATCGATAGCGCCTATGCAGACGCGTTATGTTCTCCTGATTGTCACCACGATCTGAGTGTCGGAAGTCTGGCTTTGTCGGAGCAGTTAATTGCTTCTCTTGATGCTGCAGATATGGTGATTATTGCTTCACCAATGCACAATTATTCTGTGCCCTCTAGCTTAAAAAGCTGGATTGATCATGTGGTCCGAGCCGGAAAAACATTCAAGATTACTGCCACAGGAAAGCATCCGTTGCTAGAGGCTAAGCCTGTTTATATTTTAGTGTCGTCAGGCAGCACCTTTTCTGGAGAGGCAGCGTACCAGCCTGATTTTTTTACCCCTTATATGCAAGCAGTGTTGGCGACCATTGGACAAAATCAAGTATTTTTCTTCCCTATTGAAGGCACTGTCAGTACCAAGGCGTTCGTACAGCAGAAGATAGAGACGATTCAGCGTCGAGTATCTGAGCACCTTGCGGCTACTGTGATGTAGTTCGATTTTCCTCTCCCGATCCCATTCATTTTTGCAATATTTTTACGACTCAATAATAGGAGCATTATTATGATAACGCGCTTTAATACTATGTTTAAAAAGCCACTGGTGGCACTTATGTGCTTATTTGCACTCGTTCAAGTTTCTCATGCTGAAGAAGACTATTCGGAGGAGGGCGAACGACGAGCAAAGTCGGCAGGTGAGTCTTTGGTTGGCACACCTGCCCCGCAAATGAAGGTTGAAACTATTGATGGTAAAACCATCGATTTGGCAGAAATCTACGGGAAAAAGCCGGTTTATATTAAGTTTTGGGCGACGTGGTGTGTTCCATGTCGCGAGCAAATGCCGGGCTTTGAAGATGTTTATAAGAAGTATGGCGACAAGGTTCAAGTGATCGCGGTGAATACTGGCATCAGTGACAACCTAACATCCGTGACCGCTTTTCGTGCCAAATATGGGCTGACCATGCCTATTACCATCGACAATGGCGAGTTGGCTCGCGTATTTAATTTGCGTGTGACACCTCAGCATTTGCTGATTGATAAAAATGGTCAGTTTGCCTATTTCGGCCACAAAGATGATAAAGAGTTTCATCAAGCTTTGGACAAAGTGGTTGCGGAAAGAATCAGCAGTAAGCCGTTAAATAATCCAGTATTTGTGCCAAAAGAGTCCGGTTATCAAGTTGGGGATACCGTGTCCGACTTGTCTTTTATCACCATTGATGAAGAGCCTCTTGATATTAAATTTAAGACAACAAGCGCCCAAAAAGTCGCAGTGGTGTTCTTTGGTCCTTGGTGTGAATGGTATCTAGAAGAAACTGAGCCGAAAACCTCTCAAGCTTGTACTCGTGTTCGTGAGTTGCTGGAAGAAAAATCAACCGCATCGAATATCCAGTGGGTAACGGTATCAACCAACTTATGGGCGTCTGTTGATGAGTTGAAAGACTACCGCGTTAACTACGGAACCAGTTTGCCAATTGTATTTGATGCTGATGGATCGTTGTTTAAGCAGTTTGGTGTCAACCAACTTCCTACGATTACGCTAATTGATCCTGATGGAAAAGTAAGCTTGAAGAGCTCTATCCAAGACGATGACTTTGGCGTAGCGCTCAAAACAATTTCAACTTTTAAATAACGATTATTATTTAAAACATAAAGGCGCAGTATGAAACGGTTTGCTCATTTTATTACATGGTTTGTGTTCTTGGTATGCTCATCGCAAATCATGGCAAATGAACAGGGCGATGATTCGCGCCTGATTTCTATCTCACTCATAACAGAGTCAGGAAACCCATCTGCTGGAAGCACTCAAGATCTGGCCATCATTATGACACCTAAAAAAGGCTGGCATGGTTATTGGATTAACCCTGGTGATGCTGGTTTTCCGAATAACTTGAATTGGCAGTTACCTGATGGTGTTAGCGTAGGCGAAGTGCAATACCCTGCACCTAGCCAGCTGGTCGTCAGTGATATTATGAACTATATCTATCACGGCGAGTACGCTTTGCTGGCACCTATTACGATTGATAAAGGTATTGCGGCAGGCACATCGTTGACCATCAGATTGGGCATGAGTTATCTCGTCTGTGATCCATCAAGTTGTTTACCAGAACAGCAAACGATTGAAAAAACGTTCACCGTTGGTGAAGGGGGGCTTGACCAAGGTTTGCAAAATCAATTCAATCAATGGCGTCAAAAACTGCCCAAGCCCATGGATGCAAAAGGTCAGTTTGCCATTGATCATGGTGTCTTTAAGCTGTCCTTGCCACTACCAAGTTCTATGGCTGCGGATGATGCGCATGTCTATCCCATTATTAATAATACGATAGTCAATAATGCCAAACAGATCTTTCGCCACGAGGGTGATGTGCTGAGTATGCAGACTCCATCGGGGGAGGCGTTGGGAGATTTGTTTGAAGGCGTATTGGTGTTGGACAAAGGCATTTCCCTTCACTTTAGCGCAACTAAAACAGACAGCGCAGGGCTTTCTGTTGCAATGGCAGGGACTACAAACGCGATAAATCAAAGTAGCTGGATGATTGGAATAACGGCGTTCTTCGGTGCGATTCTAGGCGGACTATTGTTGAATATCATGCCGTGTGTCTTTCCAATATTAAGCCTAAAGATTTTAAGTCTTTCGCATCAAGGATCAGAAAAGAACGCGAGAATGGGAGCGGTGGCTTATACCCTTGGCGCCGTGTTGGTCTGTGTACTATTGGGTGGTGTTATTTTAGGGCTCAGAGCATTGGGGCATCAGGTTGGATGGGCATTTCAATTGCAAAGCCCTGCAGTGATCGCCGCGTTGATCGTACTCATGAGTGCAATAGGGTTTAATTTAGCGGGCTTATTTGAAATTGGCACATTAACCTCAGGCTCTCGTCTACAAGACCAAAAAGGACCAATGGGCGATTTTTGGACTGGTGTGTTGGCGGCATTTATTGCAACCCCCTGTACAGGGCCTTTTATGGCGACCGCCTTAGGCGCGGCTTTAATCTTACCGATTGGCGTTGCTTTCGTGATTTTTGCCGGTTTAGGCTTTGGTATGGCATTGCCCTTTTTGTTAGTGGGCTTTGTACCAAGTTTACGCACTCGCTTACCCAAGCCCGGTGGTTGGATGGTCACCGCACGACGTATTTTATCTCTGCCTATGTTCATAACCGTATTAGGGCTGGTTTGGATATTGATGCGTCAATCCAATAACGATTATGTTTTGTCCATATTGATGGTGACGATGTTATCCACTTTCGGCTTGTGGTTGACTGGTTTATGGCAGCACTCACAGCATAAAGGAAAATGGTGGCCGACCATCATATTGACGTTGGTGCCATTGTTTGTCGTGTTGAATTGGGTGTCAGATACACCTGCTCCATCCAATAAAAACGAGCAAACAGAAACGGTCGCATTTAATCAGGAAACCTTAAATGCGCTACGTGCAAAGCAAGATGTCTTTTTATATTTTACGGCCGATTGGTGTTTAACCTGTAAAGTGAATGAAAAGACCTCTATTGACCGACAAGAGGTGAAGGACGCACTGAAACAACAAAGTGTTGTTACTATGGTGGGTGACTGGACAAATGGTGATAGCCAAATGACGGCCTTTTTATCCGAGCATGGGCGTTCCGGTGTGCCTCTGTACTTATGGTATAAAAAAGGCGTAGATCAACCGAGGGTTCTGCCACAAATACTGTCTCCTTCAACGCTGATTGACCAAGCAAAAAATTAGTCACAGTAAGCAGACGCGAGGCTAGAGTGTACGATTGTCGTACGCTCTAGCCTAGAGTCAAATAGAAGTGTCGCTTTAGCCCAGTGCAGACTCTGGTACGACGACACTCAAAGATTGAGGTTTCACCACGACTTCAAGCTTATCTGCTTGGCGCTCTTCACCGTCGACGACATAATGGCCGACTTGGCTTATATCCACCGTGACCCGCTGAGCCGTACGATGAAACACACCGCTGTTACCTTCTGGCGTGTCACTGTCTTCATTTCGGTCCCCCATCCCTAGCAAGGCTAATTCCGCCAAATTTAAAATCTGCATACGCTCAGGATCTAGCCAGGTTAAGTCCAATTTGCCATCCATGATATTCGGAACGCCTTTCCCTTGCGCTAACAAGGTGGTGATAGGCGCGGCATTGGCAATGGTTAGACTCGGAGTCTTGATGGTAAACGGTTCGTCGTCGTTCAGTTGTACGGTAAACTCATGGATCTCATTCTGACCGATGGCTTCCCATAAACCCTGCAAATAGGCGAGCTGGCCACTGGTGTTTTTTTTTCTTCGGTCGGCTTTTTCAATCATTTGTTGCTCAAATCCAATCCCAGCAAGTAACAGCATTAACTCGCCATTACAGGTGGCGGTGTCGATTCGCTGCTCGCAGCCGTCGATCAAGTTCAAACACATGGTTTCCAGAGATGCGATTTTCGACAACGTCCCGCACAGCGCGTGACTTAAGGCATTCGCGGTACCAAAAGGAATAATACCCAGCTTAATAGGGGTTCCTACCAGCGCCGCCGCTACCTCGGTAATGGTGCCATCACCGCCACAAGCAATCACCATATCAGGCGATGTTTTTACCGCCTCTTTGGCCAGTACCGTACCGTTCATTTCTGGTGTTGTTGTTTTGACCGTTATATCAAAGTAGGCAGATAAATAGCGCAAAATCGTTTCTTGATCTTCTTCCCACTGACGCCTTCCAGAAACAGGGTTCGCGATCAACCACGCGGTATTGCGAACCACTAAGCGCTTATCGTCCAATGCTTGTGTTAAATGCTTAAACTGACGCTTGTTAAGCCGTGCGGTTTGACGAATAGCGCGTACTTTATTCATAACCTCAGCCGGTGAGGATGTAGGGTTCTGACTAAGTAAATACGCCGCCATCATAAAAACAGAACGACCACGGCCTAAGGCGCAATGCACCACCACCGAACGACCTGTTTTGCGATGAGTGTGAATCCAGTTTAGCGCACGCTGTATTTGTGTATCAGAAGGAACAGAATGATCAAGGATGGGAATGTTTAAATAATCTATATCGGCTTGAAAAGCGACCCAGTTCATCGAACTGAATTCCGCCGTGACATCCAACACCGCACTGATATTTTCGCTTTTAATCGCGTGAATATCGGAGGGAAACAGGCGTCTGGCAAGGTACAAGCCGTCGTCTATTTTTTGTAACGCAGGAACCGTATCCGTGCTTCTCGCCCAACTGTTATAAAGCTGTGTGCTCCATAAAAAAGGCATAAATACCCAGCGAATATAAATAGGCACAGTGCCATCGGAACGTTTGCGAAAAATAGTCGGTTTGTTGAGAAGGTAAGCCAGACTGACAGAAAAGAACGACAGGGCAAACCATGCCCAAGCCAACTTAAAGTACACAGTGCTGGTCATAACACCCAAGAAAACAAAAAAGGCAGTGACCAATAAATAATAATTTGGATTAAACAATACATCTCTCCTAGCATCCAGCCATTTGCCAGAAGAGTAGCATCACTTTCTAAATAAAAGCCAGCGTTAGGCGCAGCGTAACGTTGGCAGGAGCCGAAAATACCGCTCTTTCTTGAAACATTAGAAAGAGCGGGCGAAGGGTTAAAATTAGAGTGCTTTTTCGATTTTCGCAGCAACGTCGCTAGAAACCCACGCTTTCCACGTTTTAGGGTACTGCTCTAAAAAGTGATACATGGCCGCTTCACCGTCGGCTTGATTGTCTTCCATCCAGGCTAATAGTGTGCTCATTTGTTGGTTGGTAAAGCCGCGTTTTGCGAAGTATTCAAAGGCTTGTGGCTCACGTTGAGCAAAGGATTCTGTCGTTATCGTTTGCACCGGAGAAGGTGGGTACATGGTCACTTTTGGCGACACGCAGTCTGGCTGAGTCGTACAGTTACGATATTCCTCTACGTCTGCGCCAGTGCCAAAGTCCACTTTCACCATGTTGTACTTGCCCAGTACAGGCGTCGGAGACCAGTAGTAACCAAACCAAGCTTGGTTTCGATCATAGGCTTTAGAAATGGTGCCGGCGAGTCCCGCACCAGAACCTGGATCAATCAGTTCAAAACCACTTTCGTCTAGTTTAAGTGCATTGAAAAGGTGCTCGGCCGTAATCTGGCATGTCCATCCTGCAGGGCAGCCATAAAATGCGTGCTTGGTATCGCTTTCAGGGTGGGCAAATAAATCGGCATGCTTGATAACACCTTCAATGGTGGCCATTTCTGGGTATTGTTTGACTAAATAAGCGGGAACCCAAAAGCCTTCTTCACCACCATCAAGCAAGGATTTTCCAGCATAGCGAAGGCGTTTTTCAGCCACGCCTTTATCCAGTGCTTCTTTTATGCCGTTGGTCCAAAGTTCGGGTGCAACATCAGGCTTGCCCTTTTCAATCATCGATACGCCCGTTGGGACGCTATCACCCGCGATCAGCTCGGCATCACACTGATAGCCGTTATTAAGAATGAATTGATCAACGTGGGCAATCAGACTGGCGGAGTTCCAGTTCATGTCAGCTATGGTAAAGGAACCACAGTCTGCAGCACTGGCATTAATGGAAAAAGCAGAAAGCAGCATAACAGGAAGTACTGAAGGCATAATCTTCATTTGACTGGGTTCCTATATCATTATTAGAAAACCAATTATAAACATAAGAAATAATAAGAAAAAATGGGTCATACAGAAAAAGCTATTTTATCTGATGCCCGTTATTTTCCAAAAAGCTTTTTAGAAACTGCGTTTAACTGCTAACAATCAGGTTGTTAATGGCTTTCGAGATCAGGTCTTTTTTCACCAGTGTGCGTTTCACTGGTTGTTCAAACCAGAAGCTCATTGGCTGATCAAAGCCGATATCGTGCATGTAATTGTAGAGCGCTTTACGCAGTCCTTCGCCCAGCATTTCATGATTTGTGCCCGTTGGGTCGGTGAAATCCACGTCGTTTTCAGCGAATAAAATCTCAGGACGTTCAGCGAGCGTGATGCCAAACTCTTCAGGATTAATACCGATCGGGCTGTGCGCGGTGGCCGCAAAACGGTGCCAGAAAGCAGACTGAAAGCAGCCTTGAGCCATCATCTGGCGTACCATTTCCAACGCATCGATGGTTTCTTGCTCGGTTTGCGTGGGGAAACCATACATTAGATAAGAATGAACCAGTATATCCGCATCACTGAAGGCTTTGGTGACACGGGCGACTTGCTCGACACTCACGCCTTTTTTCATCAGTTTTAGCAATCGGTCGGACGCGACTTCAAGTCCACCGCTGACCGCGACACAACCGGAATCCGCCAACAACTGACAGCGTTCTGGCGTAAAGGTTTTTTCAAAGCGAATATTGCCCCACCAACTGATCACCACGCCGCGTTCAATTAATCGTCTTGCTAGCGCAAACAAGGCCTTTGGTGGCGCGGCTTCGTCGACGAAATGGAAGCCGGTTTGTCCGGTTTCTTCGATCAATTCTTCGATTCGATCGACCAAAATATCCGCACCAGCGGCATCATAGCGATCAATATAATCCAGCGTCACATCGCAAAAGCTGCATTTACGCCAGTAACAACCATGAGCAATGGTCAGCTTGTTCCAACGGCCATCACTCCAGATGCGGTGCATCGGGTTGAGCATCTCACATAACGACAAGTATTCGGTTAATGGCAAGCCATCGTAAATCGGCGTGCCAACATCGGTTTGGGGTATATCGTGCAGCTCAGCGTTTTCATTGTAATGTACGTATTGCTCGCCGTTTTCGTCTTCTGCAAGGAAGTAGGTGCGCACCAAGTCGTCTATTTCGCGTTTGCCGTCAAAGTATTCCAGCAAGGTCATAAAAGGACGTTCGCCGTCATCGAGGCAGATAAAATCAATAAACTCAAACACACGAGGGTCTTTTAAGGCGCGCAATTCGGTGTTCACAAAACCACCGCCCATAACGATTGGAATGTCAGGATTAATCGCTTTACAGGTTTGCGCAATACGCAGCGCGCCCAACATATTACCGGGGAAGGGAACGGTTAGCGCCACCACGCTGGGTTGGGTTTCTTCCAGATACATTTCGACCAATTGCTCTAGAATCTCGGAACTAAAACTGGGCTCGCCCATGACGGTGTCGTAGAGGTTGTCGAAGCTTGGATTCGCCGCCGCAAGACGCTCGCCGTAACGGCTGACTTCAAAATACGGGTCAACGCCTTGCGTAATCACCGCGGACAAATCATTGATAAACAAGGTCGCCAAATACTTGGCTTTGTCCTGTAACCCCAAGCTGCCAAAGGCGGTTTTAAGAATGTCGCCAGATACCGCTTCCATTTGAGCAATCGCGTCAAACGCGGGGCCTTCTGGTAAAAAACGACGGGACACAATGCGCAGTGCAAGGCTTGGGTCTTTGCCTTGTAAAAAACGGATAACCGGTTCAACCGCGAGGCGATAGCGATCAAACTCCGCCATAAAAGTGTAGATCACATCGGGCAGTTCATCGTCTTCAAATGACTCGAAATTGTCTTCTACATGCTGACGAATAATGTCCAGCGCGGGTGCTGTCATCATCTCCAGAAAAAGCTCGATGGCAGGGTCTCGCTGCACCGCCTCATAGCCCCGAGAGCGTAAAAAACCCGTCAGATACGCTGTTGCCGGATACGGCGTATTTAGCTGGGTCATCGGAGGGGTCATTAGAAGAACGGTCATAGCTTGCCTTTAAAGTAAAACCTAATCGGAATAAGGCGCGATTCTAGCATTTAAAAGAAATCATCACCCTCAAAAAATGATGAGGTTATTGATTCGCAATGACGTTGATTTTTAAGGTATCTGGCCGGCTTAATCCGTAGATGAAGAAAACTGAGTCAAAATCCCCTCGTTTTCATCTGACCCTGATAACGCCTTATGTTAGAGTGCGCGCGGTTACAGGTTGTTGGCGAATTGTCAGCAATAATAGGGAAGTCAGTGCAACTCTGACGCTGCCCCCGCAACGGTAAAAAAGTCACGCTTTGCCAAACAGCCACTGTGGTAAACCATGGGAAGGCGGCAACGCTTGCGTCAGCAACTTTTGAGTCCGGAGACCTGCCTGTAACTGGGGGTTCTTGCGTGTGCGAGAGCCGAATGTCACCACTGTGCGGGCGTGCTCAGTGCAACAGTAGATTCTTATTTATGAACATATTATGTGCTTCTTCAGCGTTCACGACATCCTTCGTGGCGCTTAGTGTTATTTCCACCGGCGTAGTCCATGCGAACAGCGTATCGGATCAATCAACCCTCTTGTCACCTTTGGTCATCACCGCGACCTTGACGCCAGTGAGTGTGTCCGATTCTCTTTCGTCGGTCACCGTTATTAATCGCGAAGAAATTATCGCTCAGCAAGCGCAAGAAATGAGCGAGTTGCTTGCGGCTCAGCCGGGTGTTGATGTCAGCTCGAACGGTGGGTACGGCAAAACCACCAGCGTTTATATGCGTGGTGCTAGCTCTGAATCCACCAAGTTTTTACTCGATGGCATACCTTTGTATTCTGCGACATCTGGCGGTGCGCCATTTGAAAACATCCCAACGTCCTTGATTGATCGCCTGGAAATTGTTCGTGGGCCTAAAGCCACGTTATACGGTGCAGACGCGGCAGGTGGCGTGATTCAAGCATTTTTACCGCAAGCTGGTGATGAAGCTAAAATGAATGTGTCGGCCGGTGGCGGTTCATTTGGCACAAAAACCATCGATGCAACCGTGTCAGGCGCTCAGGGTAATACTCAATACCTTTTGTCTGCTGGCACCTTTGAAACCGACGGTGACATAGTTAAAAAAGACGAGGACAGTCAGGGCTACGATAATGAAAACTGGTTGCTCAATGTCGGACAGAAATTTGACGGCGGTGTGCGAGTCAGTGGCTTGATCATGAACAGCAATGGTCGTAATCACTACGTCGGAGACGAAAACGACTATCAAGTACAAGTGATTGGCCTTGGTGTTAGCTTGCCAATAACAGATCAATGGGATACGGAACTAAAATTGTCCCAAAGTCGTAACGAGAGCACCACCGTTTCTTCTGGGGATACATACGATACTAAGACACAAACCGCTCGCTGGAGTAACACGCTGTGGGCGGGCGATCATGAATATGTCGTAGGCGCAGAAACGTCGGAAGACAGCATTGATGTCACCAAGTACCAAGCGCCGAATCGCAATAACAACGCGGTTTTTGCTCAGTCTCAGTTTGATTTTGGTGCGACCAGCCTGCAACTCAACCTTCGTCAGGATCACAACAGCGCTTACGGCGATTCAACGACGGGCGGAGTCGCCGTAGGTTACCGGTTGGATGACGTGTATACCTTACGGACTAGCTATGGGAAAGCCTTCGAAGCGCCTACCTTTAACGATTTATACTACCCAAGCAGCGGTGACCCGACACTCAAAGCAACAAAATCGGAAACCGTTGAAGTGGGTATTCGTGCAGACTACAACCACTTCTATTGGGATGCCGCTGTGTTTGACGCATCCTATGGCGATATGGTGATTTGGTCCAACTACACTGGGGCTTGGGCGGCTTACAATGTGGACTCCAATGTTCAGGGTGTCGAACTGGCGTCTGGTGTGACGTTGGATCAATGGCAGCTTAGAGCCGCGTTTACATGGTTAGACGCAAAAGATAATGATACCGGCTTTCAGCTGCCAAAACGTGCGCAACGCAGTGCTCGTCTAAGTGCTGACCGTCTATTTGAAAAGGGGCGGGTTGGTATGACATTGCTTGGCGCAGATGGTCGTGCAACCACATTGGGCAGTGATGAAACCTTGTCCGGCTATGTGACGATGAACCTTCGCGCCAGCTATGATTTTGCGACTGACTGGAACGCCGAACTTAGTGTCAAAAATGCCTTTGATAAAGAGTATCAAACGGCAAAGGGCTACTTTAACCCTGGGCGTGGTGTGTTTTTAACGTTTAACTATTCGGTTTTTTAATGGCTAATGTGACGCGTATTTTGTTATCCATCTCGGCATTGTGTCTAAGTGGCTGGGCATTCGTGCCGGCTGCTTTTGCTGAGTCCGTGTGTGTTATCGATGATCGCGGACTGAATGTCTGCCTTGATCATCC
This genomic window contains:
- a CDS encoding diacylglycerol kinase family protein; the encoded protein is MFNPNYYLLVTAFFVFLGVMTSTVYFKLAWAWFALSFFSVSLAYLLNKPTIFRKRSDGTVPIYIRWVFMPFLWSTQLYNSWARSTDTVPALQKIDDGLYLARRLFPSDIHAIKSENISAVLDVTAEFSSMNWVAFQADIDYLNIPILDHSVPSDTQIQRALNWIHTHRKTGRSVVVHCALGRGRSVFMMAAYLLSQNPTSSPAEVMNKVRAIRQTARLNKRQFKHLTQALDDKRLVVRNTAWLIANPVSGRRQWEEDQETILRYLSAYFDITVKTTTPEMNGTVLAKEAVKTSPDMVIACGGDGTITEVAAALVGTPIKLGIIPFGTANALSHALCGTLSKIASLETMCLNLIDGCEQRIDTATCNGELMLLLAGIGFEQQMIEKADRRKKNTSGQLAYLQGLWEAIGQNEIHEFTVQLNDDEPFTIKTPSLTIANAAPITTLLAQGKGVPNIMDGKLDLTWLDPERMQILNLAELALLGMGDRNEDSDTPEGNSGVFHRTAQRVTVDISQVGHYVVDGEERQADKLEVVVKPQSLSVVVPESALG
- the pdxR gene encoding MocR-like pyridoxine biosynthesis transcription factor PdxR codes for the protein MSKVLAYKQVYQRIHTAISQGTLKPGERIPSARTLAKEMGVARGTVEEGYSLLKAEGYIESKGQAGTRVSKNLYDQSKVRKAKVNTRQPGFHSEIETVDILPFQLGLPALDAFPRQVWSRMAARCARNIGMEDLAHPSVYGLPQLRIAIAQYLQLSRGVQCDGTQVFITSGYVHSINWTTHVLLKEKANVGIEDPGYPLTRHILSNNHFNSVSIPVDKEGIHLPTNIQADAIIVTPAHQSPTCVSLSLRRRQELLNWAETNQSWIFEDDYDGEYRHTGLPLRALKSLDTQDRVVYLGTFSKMLFPSLRMSYIVVPKSQIARFERCSELYTGNVPTLTQACVLAFMQEGHLSRHIQRMRKLYRERRELMANVLQKVLGDMVSIEPQPGGMHMLLKLTDENANDAELCHKMMKAGLFAQALSKWSSGRVHPTLILSFTNIHTEKECIELAYRLKTLIAEAVICTS
- a CDS encoding TlpA family protein disulfide reductase; translated protein: MITRFNTMFKKPLVALMCLFALVQVSHAEEDYSEEGERRAKSAGESLVGTPAPQMKVETIDGKTIDLAEIYGKKPVYIKFWATWCVPCREQMPGFEDVYKKYGDKVQVIAVNTGISDNLTSVTAFRAKYGLTMPITIDNGELARVFNLRVTPQHLLIDKNGQFAYFGHKDDKEFHQALDKVVAERISSKPLNNPVFVPKESGYQVGDTVSDLSFITIDEEPLDIKFKTTSAQKVAVVFFGPWCEWYLEETEPKTSQACTRVRELLEEKSTASNIQWVTVSTNLWASVDELKDYRVNYGTSLPIVFDADGSLFKQFGVNQLPTITLIDPDGKVSLKSSIQDDDFGVALKTISTFK
- a CDS encoding protein-disulfide reductase DsbD family protein, which gives rise to MKRFAHFITWFVFLVCSSQIMANEQGDDSRLISISLITESGNPSAGSTQDLAIIMTPKKGWHGYWINPGDAGFPNNLNWQLPDGVSVGEVQYPAPSQLVVSDIMNYIYHGEYALLAPITIDKGIAAGTSLTIRLGMSYLVCDPSSCLPEQQTIEKTFTVGEGGLDQGLQNQFNQWRQKLPKPMDAKGQFAIDHGVFKLSLPLPSSMAADDAHVYPIINNTIVNNAKQIFRHEGDVLSMQTPSGEALGDLFEGVLVLDKGISLHFSATKTDSAGLSVAMAGTTNAINQSSWMIGITAFFGAILGGLLLNIMPCVFPILSLKILSLSHQGSEKNARMGAVAYTLGAVLVCVLLGGVILGLRALGHQVGWAFQLQSPAVIAALIVLMSAIGFNLAGLFEIGTLTSGSRLQDQKGPMGDFWTGVLAAFIATPCTGPFMATALGAALILPIGVAFVIFAGLGFGMALPFLLVGFVPSLRTRLPKPGGWMVTARRILSLPMFITVLGLVWILMRQSNNDYVLSILMVTMLSTFGLWLTGLWQHSQHKGKWWPTIILTLVPLFVVLNWVSDTPAPSNKNEQTETVAFNQETLNALRAKQDVFLYFTADWCLTCKVNEKTSIDRQEVKDALKQQSVVTMVGDWTNGDSQMTAFLSEHGRSGVPLYLWYKKGVDQPRVLPQILSPSTLIDQAKN
- a CDS encoding FMN-dependent NADH-azoreductase, producing MNVLVINCSPKQTESSSYYVAQSMIATLSNSVPVEVEIIDATRLPHIDSAYADALCSPDCHHDLSVGSLALSEQLIASLDAADMVIIASPMHNYSVPSSLKSWIDHVVRAGKTFKITATGKHPLLEAKPVYILVSSGSTFSGEAAYQPDFFTPYMQAVLATIGQNQVFFFPIEGTVSTKAFVQQKIETIQRRVSEHLAATVM
- a CDS encoding ABC transporter substrate-binding protein, which encodes MKIMPSVLPVMLLSAFSINASAADCGSFTIADMNWNSASLIAHVDQFILNNGYQCDAELIAGDSVPTGVSMIEKGKPDVAPELWTNGIKEALDKGVAEKRLRYAGKSLLDGGEEGFWVPAYLVKQYPEMATIEGVIKHADLFAHPESDTKHAFYGCPAGWTCQITAEHLFNALKLDESGFELIDPGSGAGLAGTISKAYDRNQAWFGYYWSPTPVLGKYNMVKVDFGTGADVEEYRNCTTQPDCVSPKVTMYPPSPVQTITTESFAQREPQAFEYFAKRGFTNQQMSTLLAWMEDNQADGEAAMYHFLEQYPKTWKAWVSSDVAAKIEKAL